In the Desulfovibrio sp. genome, one interval contains:
- a CDS encoding ATP-binding protein — protein MSRSQQYFYPFSAIAGQETLKEALLLNVVNPGIGGVLVRGEKGTAKSTAVRALAAILPEMNVVKGCPCNCNPEAADTLCPLCRDELIDKGELTKEKRRVRVTELPVCASEDRVVGSLDMEVALASGRRRFEHGLLASANRGILYVDEVNLLEDHIVDVLLDAAAMGVNTVEREGLSWSHPARFTLVGTMNPEEGELRPQLLDRFGLCVHVRGMAEPEQRMTVMKRRMDFERDPAEFCATWQEQDRKLADRIMQARRLLPMVQADDVCMHRVVEHAIAAQVDGHRADIVMLKTASTLAALNGRADVACEDVDKAASLALPHRMRRNPFESVGGQSA, from the coding sequence ATGAGCAGGTCACAGCAGTATTTCTATCCATTTTCAGCAATTGCAGGGCAGGAAACCTTGAAGGAAGCCCTGCTGCTCAATGTGGTCAATCCGGGCATCGGCGGGGTGCTTGTGCGGGGTGAAAAAGGCACGGCAAAATCCACCGCTGTACGGGCACTGGCGGCCATTTTGCCAGAAATGAACGTGGTAAAAGGCTGTCCGTGCAACTGCAACCCTGAGGCCGCCGACACCCTTTGCCCTCTGTGCCGCGACGAGCTTATCGACAAGGGCGAGCTGACAAAGGAAAAACGCCGTGTGCGCGTTACGGAACTGCCCGTGTGCGCAAGCGAAGACCGGGTTGTTGGTTCGCTTGATATGGAGGTTGCCCTTGCCTCTGGTCGTCGCCGTTTTGAACACGGCCTTCTGGCGTCGGCCAACCGGGGCATACTTTATGTGGACGAGGTCAACCTGCTGGAAGACCACATTGTTGATGTGCTGCTGGACGCTGCGGCCATGGGCGTCAACACTGTTGAACGTGAGGGGCTTTCGTGGTCGCATCCTGCCAGGTTTACCCTGGTGGGAACCATGAACCCGGAGGAAGGCGAGCTGCGCCCCCAGCTGCTGGACAGGTTCGGTCTTTGCGTGCACGTGCGCGGCATGGCCGAGCCAGAGCAGCGCATGACGGTCATGAAGCGCCGCATGGATTTTGAACGTGATCCGGCAGAATTTTGCGCAACATGGCAGGAGCAGGATCGCAAGCTGGCAGACAGGATCATGCAGGCACGCCGCCTGCTGCCCATGGTACAGGCAGACGATGTCTGCATGCACAGGGTTGTGGAGCACGCCATCGCCGCTCAGGTAGACGGTCACCGCGCGGATATTGTGATGCTCAAAACAGCCAGCACCTTGGCCGCCCTGAACGGGCGCGCCGATGTTGCCTGCGAGGATGTGGATAAAGCTGCAAGTCTGGCCTTGCCGCACCGCATGCGGCGTAATCCTTTTGAATCTGTGGGCGGGCAGTCTGCATGA
- a CDS encoding helix-turn-helix transcriptional regulator: MSSHSVNATILLSQEILAEKIGITQQALARMEQGEIAPKLIKLPELAGALQCTVANLYHLLKETCLGPVADYRPR, translated from the coding sequence ATGTCCAGCCATTCTGTCAATGCAACTATTCTGTTGAGTCAGGAGATTTTGGCGGAGAAAATAGGAATCACACAACAGGCTCTGGCTCGGATGGAACAGGGGGAAATTGCCCCCAAGCTTATCAAGCTACCCGAATTGGCTGGAGCCCTGCAATGTACGGTTGCGAATTTGTACCATCTCCTAAAGGAGACGTGCTTGGGGCCAGTAGCCGACTACAGGCCACGTTAG
- the cobN gene encoding cobaltochelatase subunit CobN, translating to MKQQTVLTFIVWSSHMAALQEAAACLPGDVCVRILCSRDVEEQPEACLDAIDAARAVFVFRGADAAWNLLDDRLKLAGANVPVVCVASDPGAWALSSVVPQTAERAYRYLSYGGAENAARLMQFMLMLAYGQPVESVADPLLMPWEGLWHPEAPEPFFENVNTYSAWYNDFAQRKGLRGHSVGLLFGRHYWVNSMTQAETALVQALEARGLRVLPAFSNSLHDAALGNKGGVRWAREVFLDASQQCRVQALIKLLPYFSREKCMEDDPAAFVGDDSPARDNVRLFRTMDVPVFQPVFTSAKTVEAWQADPQGLGSEVAWAVALPEFEGVVEPFFLGGTAPEKSLDSVAYRAPVAERVQRLAARVDRWLALQAKPVAQRRVAFILHNDPCSSAEATVGGAAGLDTPASLCALLRDMREAGYDVQVPENSNALMRMILDRKAVSEFRWTSVQEISAKGGVLARIPLAQYERWAAAWPAEAHERIDAAWGRPGQGKDGLPPAMTLDGHLLVTGISLGNAVVCVQPKRGCAGSRCDGQVCRILHDPDIPPPHQYIATYRWLQDGFGADAIVHVGTHGTLEFLPGKACGLSAACLPDVALHEVPHLYIYNADNPAEAVMAKRRSYAALVNHMRPPQVSGGLHDKLEALDNHLGQWGEARRRDPARAHQLEHLIREAMASAGLADVENDLLQKNPDAPFSTLAAKLHEVLNLLRNTRVDDGLHVLGQLPQGKSRADFIYALLRHDTGAAADLRRLICAAKKLDLDALLENTPQAEEQANANNGQILQRIDALGASVAEALLLMATDGGNPDDEHLAALLPGLPANRLPDLYALLARVCNLAERLDASQERAAFLHALTGSYITPGPSGLLARGRDDILPTGRNSYTLDPRRLPTEAAWRVGCNLARGILDKHLTEEGRYPENVAMFWMCNDLMWSDGEGLGQLLALLGVRPVWQGGVVTGHEVIPLEELGRPRVDITVRVSGLLRDSFPEAVRYLDAAVLAVAELDEQESDNYVRMHSCQRLKLWQQEEGQSAWRRATLRIFSSQPGVYQGGVDLAVHASAWRTEADLSDVFVRWNSYAYGEGVWGQEEVSALTASLSNVDITYNKVVSDEHDMLNCCAIYGIHGGMTAAAKHLSGHDVRVYYGDTRDPQHVQVRDMADEIRRVARGKLLNPLWIEGMKRHGYKGAGDMSKRAVRLYGWDATTGLVDDGIFDDIVRTFVLDKENRAFFEENNPWALEEMSRRLLEAQARGVWQADKDVLKALRQQYLDMEGWLEERTEAHGGSFQGGSIDIFVTPNSGLAGNEGKQ from the coding sequence ATGAAACAGCAAACAGTACTGACATTTATTGTCTGGTCCAGTCACATGGCCGCCTTGCAAGAGGCTGCTGCCTGTCTGCCCGGCGATGTATGCGTGCGAATTTTGTGCTCGCGTGATGTAGAAGAGCAGCCCGAAGCATGTCTGGATGCCATTGACGCGGCCAGGGCTGTTTTTGTTTTTCGGGGGGCAGACGCAGCATGGAACCTGCTGGACGACAGACTTAAACTGGCGGGTGCGAATGTACCTGTCGTTTGTGTGGCGTCAGATCCGGGGGCTTGGGCGCTTTCTTCCGTAGTGCCGCAGACAGCGGAACGGGCCTATCGGTATCTTTCATACGGCGGGGCGGAAAATGCTGCCCGGCTCATGCAGTTCATGCTTATGCTGGCGTACGGTCAGCCTGTGGAATCTGTGGCAGATCCTCTGCTTATGCCGTGGGAGGGCCTGTGGCATCCCGAAGCGCCGGAGCCATTTTTTGAAAACGTGAATACCTACAGCGCGTGGTACAACGATTTCGCACAGCGCAAGGGCTTGCGCGGGCACAGTGTCGGGTTGCTGTTTGGCAGGCACTACTGGGTAAACTCCATGACGCAGGCCGAAACAGCTCTGGTTCAAGCTCTCGAAGCAAGAGGGCTGCGAGTGTTGCCCGCATTTAGCAATTCGCTTCATGATGCCGCACTGGGTAACAAGGGCGGGGTACGCTGGGCGCGGGAAGTTTTTTTGGACGCAAGCCAGCAGTGCAGGGTTCAGGCACTCATAAAGCTGTTGCCCTATTTTTCTCGTGAAAAATGTATGGAAGACGACCCCGCCGCTTTTGTGGGCGACGATTCCCCGGCCAGAGACAATGTGCGCCTGTTCAGAACAATGGACGTGCCTGTTTTTCAGCCAGTTTTTACATCTGCAAAAACGGTGGAGGCCTGGCAGGCAGACCCACAGGGCCTGGGATCAGAAGTAGCGTGGGCTGTGGCCTTGCCGGAATTTGAAGGCGTTGTGGAGCCGTTTTTTCTTGGTGGTACTGCGCCGGAAAAAAGCCTGGATTCCGTGGCCTACCGCGCGCCAGTGGCCGAGCGCGTGCAAAGGCTCGCCGCACGGGTTGACCGGTGGCTTGCCTTGCAAGCCAAACCTGTGGCGCAGCGCCGCGTTGCGTTCATCTTGCACAACGATCCCTGTTCCTCTGCCGAGGCCACAGTTGGTGGGGCTGCGGGGCTGGATACCCCGGCATCGCTGTGCGCCCTGCTGCGCGATATGCGCGAGGCCGGGTACGATGTGCAGGTTCCTGAAAACAGCAACGCCCTCATGCGCATGATTCTTGACCGCAAGGCCGTGAGCGAATTTCGCTGGACATCCGTGCAGGAAATTTCCGCCAAGGGCGGCGTGCTGGCGCGGATTCCGCTGGCTCAGTACGAGCGATGGGCTGCCGCCTGGCCAGCAGAAGCGCACGAGCGCATTGACGCCGCATGGGGCAGGCCGGGTCAGGGCAAGGACGGGCTTCCCCCAGCCATGACCCTCGACGGTCATCTGCTTGTGACGGGTATTTCGCTTGGCAATGCAGTGGTGTGCGTGCAGCCCAAACGCGGGTGCGCTGGTTCGCGTTGCGACGGGCAGGTTTGCCGTATTTTGCATGATCCCGATATCCCTCCGCCGCACCAGTATATTGCAACGTACCGCTGGCTACAGGATGGTTTTGGGGCCGACGCCATCGTGCATGTTGGCACGCACGGCACGCTGGAATTTTTGCCCGGCAAGGCCTGTGGACTCTCTGCCGCCTGCCTGCCCGACGTGGCCCTGCATGAGGTGCCACACCTCTACATATATAATGCCGACAACCCGGCAGAGGCCGTCATGGCCAAGCGCCGCAGTTATGCGGCCTTGGTCAACCACATGCGCCCCCCTCAGGTTTCTGGCGGGCTGCATGACAAGCTGGAGGCGCTGGACAATCACCTTGGTCAGTGGGGCGAGGCGCGCAGGCGCGACCCCGCGCGTGCCCACCAGCTTGAGCATTTGATACGCGAGGCCATGGCAAGCGCAGGTCTGGCGGATGTGGAAAATGACCTGCTGCAAAAAAATCCAGATGCACCGTTTTCAACCCTTGCGGCCAAACTGCACGAGGTGCTCAACCTGCTGCGCAATACCCGCGTGGACGATGGCCTGCATGTGCTTGGTCAGTTGCCGCAGGGCAAGAGCCGGGCGGATTTTATCTATGCGCTTTTGAGGCACGATACTGGCGCAGCTGCAGACCTGCGCCGTCTGATCTGCGCAGCAAAAAAGCTTGATCTGGATGCACTGCTGGAAAATACCCCTCAAGCAGAAGAACAGGCCAACGCCAACAATGGTCAAATTTTGCAGCGCATTGACGCCCTTGGGGCAAGCGTTGCGGAGGCCCTGCTGCTCATGGCAACTGATGGCGGCAACCCTGATGACGAACATCTGGCAGCGCTTTTGCCCGGTTTGCCCGCCAACCGTCTGCCCGATCTGTATGCGCTGCTGGCGCGGGTGTGCAATCTGGCCGAGCGACTGGATGCCTCACAGGAACGCGCGGCATTTTTGCACGCTCTTACTGGTAGTTACATTACCCCAGGGCCTTCAGGGCTGCTTGCCCGTGGGCGCGACGATATTCTGCCCACCGGACGCAACTCGTACACGCTTGATCCGCGCCGCCTGCCTACCGAAGCGGCCTGGCGCGTGGGCTGCAACCTTGCACGGGGCATACTCGACAAGCACCTTACCGAAGAAGGCCGGTATCCCGAAAATGTGGCCATGTTCTGGATGTGCAACGATCTCATGTGGAGCGACGGCGAAGGCCTGGGGCAGTTGCTTGCCCTGCTTGGGGTGCGGCCAGTTTGGCAGGGAGGCGTTGTAACCGGCCACGAGGTTATTCCGCTGGAAGAGCTTGGTAGACCGCGTGTGGACATAACGGTTCGAGTTTCTGGCCTGCTGCGCGATTCGTTTCCCGAAGCCGTGCGCTATCTTGATGCTGCTGTGCTGGCGGTGGCCGAGCTGGACGAGCAGGAATCAGACAACTACGTGCGCATGCACAGTTGCCAGCGGCTTAAGCTCTGGCAGCAGGAAGAAGGGCAAAGTGCGTGGCGCAGGGCGACACTGCGGATATTTTCGTCACAGCCCGGCGTGTATCAGGGCGGCGTAGACCTTGCCGTGCACGCATCGGCCTGGCGTACAGAGGCTGACCTTTCTGACGTTTTTGTTCGCTGGAACAGCTATGCCTACGGTGAGGGCGTGTGGGGGCAGGAAGAAGTCTCTGCGCTCACGGCAAGCCTTTCCAACGTGGACATCACCTACAACAAGGTTGTGAGTGATGAGCACGACATGCTCAACTGCTGTGCCATTTACGGTATCCACGGCGGTATGACAGCCGCTGCCAAGCATCTGAGCGGCCACGACGTGCGCGTATATTATGGTGACACGCGCGATCCGCAGCATGTGCAGGTGCGCGACATGGCAGACGAAATACGGCGGGTGGCACGCGGCAAGCTGCTTAATCCCCTCTGGATCGAGGGAATGAAGCGTCACGGCTACAAAGGCGCTGGCGATATGTCCAAACGGGCCGTGCGCCTGTACGGCTGGGATGCCACCACTGGTCTGGTGGATGACGGCATCTTTGACGACATTGTCCGTACCTTTGTGCTGGATAAAGAAAACCGTGCCTTTTTTGAAGAAAACAACCCTTGGGCGCTGGAGGAAATGTCCCGCAGACTGCTTGAGGCACAAGCCAGAGGGGTGTGGCAGGCCGACAAGGATGTTTTGAAAGCCTTGCGCCAACAGTATCTGGATATGGAAGGCTGGCTTGAGGAACGCACCGAGGCGCACGGCGGCAGTTTTCAGGGCGGCAGCATTGATATTTTTGTCACCCCGAATTCCGGTTTGGCGGGCAATGAGGGCAAACAATGA
- a CDS encoding TonB-dependent receptor, which translates to MAPVVVTATRTKHSLGDVPAAVSVVTRKEIDQMPAQNVLDVLRTMPGVTVDADRSMFGSSTYNKVIIRGMGGDSQGRVQVLIDGMPAMPPGSNIFEWNSINLDAVERVEVVRGPSSALYGSNAMGGVINIITRTPPKDGFTTTVDTKYGSYNTWDSSLFHAGTAGKFSYSLSGSYLTSYGFNGIPEHSSKASSNQKAGYNDDGTGIRNATGAARVGYKFDKTADVTFTADVASNLRTGQYNFDSDYRLYEYHKTGFGTRLHKDFGAVDSSLAFRADLLNTDFDNIGGTMAKGYRVDYVNPTKQEQYTLDQQNTYALGDNQLVTAGINASYGQSDKHYDYSPSSTGKNRVRETGGKQYTMAGYLQDEISFFDNKLLIIPGLRYDVIGTNGYDKDSSNKSRPGRKEYGMETDSRLSPKLGVRVNPWDGMLVFRANYGEAFRSASLDERFGEYIYGSTLYRGSPDLKPETSRTIDAGFDFTPVKDLTFGITGYVTWADNYIASVQSSTKNAQGYYVSQKQNLDSVQIAGLEGEASWKAMDYLTLFANGTILNPQMTSGKYQGNQIPFTPTSKATLGFTFDHPDWFTLRVGETWTGPIWTDQDNTEAFQEGNFWLTEVRISKRFTFKDYWVEPYAELQAATTKEEVRYTTTSRVPTNLVFVGVKAGF; encoded by the coding sequence ATGGCCCCAGTTGTTGTTACTGCAACCAGAACAAAGCACAGCCTCGGGGATGTTCCCGCTGCTGTTTCTGTAGTTACCCGTAAAGAGATTGACCAGATGCCAGCGCAAAACGTGCTGGACGTACTGCGCACCATGCCCGGCGTGACGGTTGATGCCGACCGCAGCATGTTTGGCAGCAGTACCTACAACAAGGTCATCATTCGCGGTATGGGCGGCGATTCACAGGGGCGCGTGCAGGTGCTGATAGACGGCATGCCGGCCATGCCCCCCGGCTCTAATATTTTCGAATGGAACAGCATCAACCTTGATGCTGTTGAACGTGTTGAAGTTGTGCGCGGCCCTTCATCCGCCCTGTACGGATCAAACGCCATGGGCGGCGTTATCAACATCATTACGCGCACACCCCCCAAGGATGGCTTTACAACTACAGTCGATACAAAATATGGCAGCTACAATACCTGGGATTCCAGCCTGTTCCACGCCGGAACAGCAGGGAAATTCAGCTATTCACTTTCTGGCAGCTACCTTACATCGTACGGCTTCAACGGTATTCCCGAGCACAGTTCAAAAGCTTCCAGCAACCAGAAGGCGGGCTATAACGACGATGGCACCGGTATACGCAACGCCACCGGCGCTGCTCGCGTAGGCTACAAGTTTGATAAAACAGCCGATGTCACGTTCACAGCCGACGTGGCCTCTAACCTGCGAACGGGGCAGTATAATTTTGACAGTGATTACCGCCTGTACGAGTACCACAAAACAGGTTTTGGCACACGCCTGCACAAAGATTTTGGCGCAGTAGACAGTTCGCTGGCTTTTAGAGCCGACCTGCTCAATACCGATTTCGATAACATCGGCGGTACAATGGCAAAGGGTTACAGGGTCGATTATGTCAACCCCACAAAGCAGGAGCAGTACACTCTTGATCAGCAAAACACCTATGCCCTTGGCGATAACCAACTGGTAACGGCTGGTATAAATGCGTCTTACGGCCAGTCGGACAAGCATTACGATTATTCCCCTTCGTCCACGGGCAAAAACCGCGTGCGCGAAACCGGCGGCAAGCAGTACACCATGGCCGGATACCTGCAAGACGAGATCAGCTTTTTTGACAACAAGCTGCTGATCATTCCCGGTCTACGCTACGACGTTATCGGCACCAACGGTTACGACAAGGATTCGTCCAACAAAAGTCGTCCCGGGCGTAAAGAATACGGCATGGAAACCGACAGCCGCCTTTCGCCCAAGCTGGGCGTGCGTGTGAATCCATGGGATGGTATGCTTGTATTCAGGGCAAATTATGGCGAGGCATTTCGTTCTGCCAGCCTGGATGAGCGTTTTGGTGAATATATTTATGGCTCCACCCTGTATCGGGGCAGCCCGGATCTCAAGCCGGAAACCTCGCGTACCATTGATGCCGGGTTTGATTTTACGCCTGTCAAAGACCTTACATTCGGCATTACTGGCTATGTCACCTGGGCCGACAACTATATTGCTTCGGTGCAAAGTTCGACAAAAAACGCCCAAGGGTATTACGTTTCGCAAAAGCAGAATCTGGACAGCGTGCAGATTGCCGGTCTTGAGGGCGAAGCCAGCTGGAAGGCAATGGATTATCTGACTCTCTTTGCCAACGGCACCATCCTTAATCCACAGATGACCTCGGGCAAGTATCAGGGCAACCAGATTCCCTTTACGCCAACGTCAAAGGCCACTCTGGGCTTTACCTTTGATCACCCCGACTGGTTTACCCTGCGCGTGGGCGAAACCTGGACCGGCCCCATCTGGACAGATCAGGATAATACCGAGGCCTTTCAGGAAGGTAATTTCTGGCTGACTGAGGTTCGCATATCCAAACGCTTTACCTTCAAGGATTACTGGGTTGAACCCTACGCAGAACTTCAGGCGGCTACCACCAAGGAGGAGGTGCGCTACACCACCACCTCTCGCGTGCCCACCAACCTGGTCTTTGTGGGTGTAAAGGCCGGATTCTAA
- a CDS encoding ABC transporter ATP-binding protein: MSFAYAAEAAVLSGVDLKLHRGEVCALLGPNGVGKTTLLRILLGLLRPTSGEIVLEGRRLAGMPIRERALRIAYVPQEAMPRFPMTVFEAVLLGRKPHMRWGPGKNDVARTACVLERMGLEALAQKPVANLSGGQRQKVALARAFVQETDWIVLDEPVSNLDLRHQLEVLQLVRDAAENNMGVLLSLHDINLAARYAHKVALLRRSEQGGCIVAHGKPYEVLTAERISHTYGVVMQTYHSTCSKSPLWFPSSLQA; the protein is encoded by the coding sequence GTGTCGTTTGCATATGCGGCAGAAGCTGCGGTGCTGAGCGGGGTTGATCTAAAACTACATCGCGGTGAAGTGTGCGCCCTGCTTGGGCCAAACGGCGTGGGAAAAACCACGTTATTGCGGATTTTGCTTGGTTTGCTGCGCCCTACATCTGGCGAAATTGTGTTGGAGGGCAGGCGCTTGGCGGGCATGCCAATACGCGAGCGCGCCCTGCGTATTGCCTATGTGCCACAGGAAGCGATGCCGCGCTTTCCCATGACAGTTTTTGAAGCCGTGTTGCTAGGCCGCAAGCCACATATGCGCTGGGGCCCTGGCAAGAATGACGTTGCCCGCACGGCCTGTGTGCTGGAGCGCATGGGGCTTGAAGCTCTGGCGCAAAAGCCGGTGGCGAACCTTTCTGGCGGGCAGCGGCAAAAAGTGGCGCTGGCCCGGGCTTTTGTACAGGAAACAGACTGGATAGTGCTGGACGAGCCTGTAAGTAATCTTGATTTGCGACACCAGCTTGAAGTGCTGCAACTGGTGCGCGACGCGGCAGAGAATAACATGGGTGTATTACTGTCGCTGCACGACATAAATTTAGCTGCTAGATACGCGCATAAGGTGGCATTGCTGCGCAGGTCAGAGCAGGGTGGTTGTATTGTCGCACACGGCAAGCCGTATGAAGTGCTTACTGCTGAGCGCATAAGTCATACATACGGTGTTGTTATGCAAACATACCACAGCACATGTTCAAAAAGTCCGTTGTGGTTTCCTTCATCCCTTCAAGCCTAG
- a CDS encoding iron ABC transporter permease produces the protein MQSCLPCSAMFLAHRVRSCMILFLLLGFVGCVFVLAVGLGPHGWQWPLSHGSEMQNKIFLNLRLPRVIMGMLVGAGLAMGGLLTQAVLRNPLASPFTLGISSGAAFGASLVILAGGSFGLWHMAGCAFVFAALTAMVILGVATLRDSRPETLILAGVAVMFLFSAATSFVQFLGTEQQVSAIVFWSFGNLGRAGWAEITVAACMILLPAPFALRLAWDFNALACGEESAAALGVSVRSLRTIGIVAASAMTAGAICFTGVIGFVGLVAPHVVRFCLGSDHRLLLPGAALFGAGLVTLADALARLLLHPQVLPVGIVTAFLGVPFFFWLLLRKGRGKDGIF, from the coding sequence ATGCAGTCCTGCTTGCCATGCTCAGCAATGTTTTTAGCGCACCGTGTGCGCAGTTGTATGATTTTGTTCTTGTTGTTGGGTTTTGTTGGTTGCGTGTTTGTGTTGGCCGTGGGGCTTGGCCCGCATGGATGGCAGTGGCCTTTGAGTCATGGCTCTGAGATGCAGAACAAAATTTTTTTGAATCTGCGTTTGCCGCGCGTGATAATGGGCATGCTGGTGGGCGCTGGCCTTGCCATGGGGGGGCTGCTCACTCAGGCCGTTTTGCGTAATCCGCTGGCGTCACCATTTACGTTGGGTATTTCATCTGGTGCTGCCTTTGGCGCATCTCTGGTCATTCTGGCCGGAGGTTCGTTTGGGCTTTGGCACATGGCTGGCTGCGCCTTTGTTTTTGCAGCGCTTACCGCCATGGTTATTCTGGGGGTGGCGACCCTGCGGGACAGCCGCCCTGAAACTCTCATTCTTGCTGGTGTGGCCGTGATGTTTCTGTTTTCTGCGGCAACATCTTTTGTGCAGTTTTTAGGCACAGAGCAGCAGGTTTCGGCCATCGTTTTTTGGAGTTTTGGCAACCTAGGCCGGGCCGGATGGGCGGAAATAACGGTGGCCGCCTGTATGATTTTGCTGCCCGCGCCTTTTGCGCTGCGTCTGGCCTGGGATTTTAACGCGCTGGCCTGCGGCGAGGAAAGCGCGGCGGCTCTGGGAGTGTCTGTGCGCAGCTTGCGCACCATTGGTATAGTGGCCGCTTCGGCCATGACCGCAGGAGCTATCTGCTTTACGGGCGTGATCGGTTTTGTGGGGCTGGTGGCCCCTCATGTGGTGCGGTTTTGCCTTGGCAGCGATCACCGTCTGCTGTTGCCGGGGGCTGCCCTGTTTGGCGCTGGGCTGGTTACTCTTGCAGACGCTCTTGCCCGGCTGCTTTTGCATCCGCAGGTATTACCCGTTGGCATTGTTACGGCATTTCTTGGTGTGCCATTCTTTTTTTGGCTTTTGCTGCGCAAGGGGCGTGGAAAGGATGGCATTTTTTAA